Proteins from a single region of Fusobacterium gonidiaformans ATCC 25563:
- a CDS encoding iron transporter, whose protein sequence is MKNLKFLAMALLVLGLTACGEKKEEAAAPAENPAAAEATTEAAAPAEKPGESGFAEIPIDETVVGPYQVAAVYFQAVDMIPEGKQPSAAESDMHLEADIHLLPEAGVKYGFGEGEDIWPAYLTVNYKVMSEDGKKEITSGSFMPMNADDGPHYGINVKKGLIPIGKYKLQLEIKAPTDYLLHVDSETGVPAARDNGLAAAEEYFKTQNVEFDWTYTGEQLQNK, encoded by the coding sequence ATGAAAAATTTAAAATTTTTAGCAATGGCTTTATTAGTATTAGGATTAACTGCCTGTGGTGAAAAGAAAGAAGAGGCAGCAGCTCCAGCAGAAAATCCGGCAGCAGCAGAAGCTACTACGGAAGCAGCAGCTCCAGCAGAAAAACCTGGAGAATCTGGATTTGCAGAAATTCCTATTGATGAAACTGTTGTAGGTCCTTATCAAGTAGCAGCTGTTTATTTCCAAGCAGTAGATATGATTCCAGAAGGAAAACAACCTTCAGCAGCTGAATCTGATATGCACTTGGAAGCAGATATTCATTTATTACCAGAAGCAGGAGTAAAATATGGATTTGGAGAAGGAGAAGATATTTGGCCAGCTTACTTGACAGTAAATTATAAAGTAATGTCAGAAGATGGAAAAAAAGAAATCACTTCCGGATCTTTCATGCCTATGAATGCGGATGATGGTCCTCACTATGGAATCAATGTTAAGAAAGGTTTAATTCCAATTGGAAAATATAAATTACAATTAGAAATTAAAGCTCCTACAGATTACTTATTACACGTAGATTCTGAAACAGGAGTTCCTGCAGCAAGAGATAATGGTTTAGCAGCGGCAGAAGAATACTTCAAGACACAAAATGTTGAATTTGATTGGACTTATACCGGAGAACAATTACAAAACAAATAA
- a CDS encoding DUF6630 family protein, whose amino-acid sequence MERKGKFANWTMKDWCIEIVFIFIGISFLFAAFHDIRLSWYFRGVLFLICGILLLFLVLIPFYSKQLPVRERKASPMQISLPKSKESLIKLVKLLTENDETMITMISECLENPEYFLQKIETLKKEENEKDWEEKFQDLYEEYKEYKNYAKDTKELFFQGAIILLSNHHFLARYDWKADKETFINLMEDLNIVKTKKLTWKEEELSETGDVELWCSQLAELWKEAGYHTLLLDNDSDEYLVGIEKMECRRR is encoded by the coding sequence ATGGAAAGAAAAGGAAAATTTGCAAATTGGACTATGAAAGATTGGTGTATAGAAATTGTCTTTATTTTCATTGGAATTTCCTTCCTTTTTGCTGCATTTCATGATATAAGACTAAGCTGGTATTTTCGAGGAGTTTTATTTTTGATTTGTGGTATTTTACTTCTTTTTCTTGTTCTAATTCCTTTCTATTCCAAACAACTCCCTGTCAGAGAAAGAAAAGCTTCCCCAATGCAAATTTCTCTTCCTAAAAGTAAGGAATCACTTATAAAACTTGTCAAATTGTTAACGGAAAATGATGAAACGATGATAACAATGATTTCTGAATGCTTGGAAAATCCGGAATATTTTCTTCAAAAAATAGAAACTTTAAAAAAAGAGGAAAACGAAAAAGATTGGGAAGAAAAGTTTCAGGATTTGTATGAAGAGTATAAAGAATACAAAAATTATGCCAAAGACACGAAAGAATTATTTTTCCAAGGAGCTATTATATTACTTTCCAATCATCATTTCCTTGCAAGATATGATTGGAAAGCCGATAAAGAAACTTTTATAAATTTAATGGAAGATTTGAATATTGTCAAAACAAAAAAATTGACATGGAAAGAAGAAGAACTTTCAGAAACGGGAGATGTCGAATTATGGTGTTCTCAATTGGCCGAATTATGGAAAGAAGCGGGCTATCATACTCTACTTCTTGATAATGACAGTGATGAATATCTTGTTGGAATAGAAAAAATGGAATGTAGAAGGAGATAA
- a CDS encoding DDE-type integrase/transposase/recombinase — protein MRTSIPEEIRLRQRIVEYAIKHNNNAKAAIRYHTSRQQVKRWRDRYDGTIQSLLPKSRRPKSHPNQHTQEEIQLLLRKYKRFSFEGLAEVYVQCRKEGYRRSYGSMCKMIRKHKMGKEKKKRLRIKSKYEKKEVTFPGQRVQIDLKYIPESSIRFGLVEQKFYQITAIDEYTRKRVLKVVEEKSSYETSLFLEGLEEKFGFPIQVIQTDNGKEFTNDSKEKLSAFELELSKRKIVHERIRPYSPWQNGKVERSHRGDSAYYARQRFYSREELEKKVERYCHRYNNVAKKVLGFKSPNEVLEEYRREKKVELS, from the coding sequence ATGAGAACTAGTATACCAGAAGAAATAAGACTTCGTCAACGAATTGTTGAATATGCGATTAAACATAATAATAATGCGAAAGCTGCTATTCGTTATCATACTTCGCGCCAACAGGTAAAGCGTTGGAGAGACCGTTATGATGGAACCATACAATCTCTTTTGCCTAAGAGTCGAAGACCAAAATCGCATCCAAACCAACATACTCAGGAAGAAATTCAACTCCTTTTACGCAAGTATAAACGTTTTTCTTTTGAAGGGTTAGCAGAAGTCTATGTTCAATGTCGGAAGGAAGGATATCGACGTAGTTACGGAAGTATGTGTAAAATGATTCGTAAGCATAAAATGGGAAAGGAAAAGAAGAAAAGACTCCGAATAAAAAGTAAATATGAAAAGAAAGAAGTAACCTTTCCAGGACAAAGAGTACAGATCGATTTAAAATACATTCCGGAAAGCTCTATCCGATTTGGCTTAGTAGAACAAAAATTCTATCAGATTACAGCGATTGATGAGTATACGCGCAAAAGAGTTTTAAAAGTAGTAGAGGAAAAAAGTAGTTATGAAACTTCCTTGTTTTTAGAAGGATTGGAAGAGAAATTTGGATTTCCAATTCAGGTGATACAGACGGATAATGGAAAAGAATTCACCAATGATAGCAAAGAAAAACTCAGTGCATTTGAATTAGAATTGTCCAAGCGCAAGATTGTGCATGAAAGAATACGTCCTTATTCTCCCTGGCAAAATGGAAAAGTAGAACGAAGTCATCGAGGAGATAGCGCATATTATGCCAGACAAAGATTTTATAGTAGAGAAGAATTAGAGAAAAAAGTAGAAAGATATTGTCATCGATACAATAATGTAGCAAAAAAGGTATTAGGCTTTAAGAGTCCGAATGAAGTATTAGAAGAATATCGAAGAGAAAAGAAAGTAGAGTTATCGTAG
- a CDS encoding IS256 family transposase, with amino-acid sequence MEKKKKDVYKVKPLTEGKKNIIASLLQEYDIQSAQDIQVALRDLLGGTIQSMLEAEMEEHLGYENYERTEDRMEGDNYRNGTKKKKIRSQYGEFEVEVPQDRNSSFDPKIVKKRQKDISEIDQKIINMYARGLTTRQISQQIEELYGFECSESFISNVTDKILQDIEDWQNRPLDAIYPILFIDAVHFSVREDNRVKKIAAYVILGITIEGKKEVISLEIGENESSKYWLGILNALKNRGVKDIMVLCADGLSGMKEAIQTAFPETEYQRCIVHQVRNTLKHVSYKDMKAFAADLKQIYLAPTEEKGYEALQRVKEKWEEKYPYSMKSWEQNWDILSPIFKFSMDVRKVIYTTNAIESLNSTYKKLNRQRSIFPNEKALLKTLYLATLQATKKWTMPLRNWGKVYGEFSIMYEERFEKN; translated from the coding sequence ATGGAAAAAAAGAAAAAAGATGTCTACAAAGTGAAACCTTTGACTGAAGGAAAAAAGAATATTATAGCTTCTTTATTACAAGAATATGATATTCAATCTGCTCAAGATATTCAAGTGGCTTTGCGCGATTTACTAGGAGGGACTATTCAATCCATGCTAGAAGCAGAAATGGAGGAGCATCTAGGATATGAAAACTATGAAAGAACAGAAGATAGGATGGAAGGTGATAACTATCGAAATGGAACGAAAAAGAAAAAAATTCGAAGTCAATATGGAGAATTTGAAGTAGAAGTTCCTCAAGATAGAAATAGCTCTTTTGACCCTAAAATTGTAAAAAAGAGACAGAAAGATATCTCTGAAATTGACCAAAAAATTATTAATATGTATGCGCGTGGATTGACTACAAGACAAATCTCGCAACAGATAGAAGAACTCTATGGCTTTGAGTGCTCAGAAAGCTTTATCTCCAATGTAACAGATAAAATACTGCAAGACATTGAAGATTGGCAAAATCGACCTCTAGATGCTATTTACCCTATCTTATTTATTGATGCAGTCCATTTTTCTGTAAGAGAGGATAATCGTGTCAAAAAGATTGCTGCCTATGTGATCTTAGGAATTACAATAGAAGGAAAAAAAGAAGTTATTTCTTTAGAAATTGGAGAAAATGAAAGCAGTAAATATTGGTTAGGAATTTTAAATGCTTTGAAAAATAGAGGAGTAAAAGATATCATGGTACTTTGTGCAGATGGTCTTTCCGGAATGAAAGAGGCAATTCAAACTGCCTTTCCTGAAACAGAATATCAAAGATGTATTGTACATCAAGTAAGAAATACCTTAAAGCATGTTTCTTACAAAGATATGAAAGCTTTTGCTGCAGATTTGAAACAAATTTATCTAGCGCCTACGGAAGAAAAGGGGTATGAAGCTTTGCAAAGAGTAAAAGAGAAATGGGAAGAAAAATATCCTTATTCTATGAAAAGTTGGGAACAAAACTGGGATATTTTAAGTCCTATCTTTAAATTTTCTATGGATGTACGAAAAGTGATTTATACCACAAATGCGATTGAAAGTTTAAACAGTACTTACAAAAAACTCAACCGTCAAAGAAGTATTTTCCCAAATGAGAAAGCGCTGTTAAAAACTTTGTATTTAGCCACTTTACAAGCTACGAAAAAATGGACAATGCCTTTACGAAATTGGGGAAAAGTTTATGGAGAATTTTCCATTATGTATGAGGAGAGGTTTGAAAAAAACTAG
- a CDS encoding GrdX family protein gives MKYIIITNNRKVANLYQETNQVKFYEFKDFLHILDKVQEQVYEGRKLLSDPIISHLEDAKNPFKSVIVSKECFEDNQEFKRIIDLAVKIATQLERPHDNYSEEELEAFRFIDLKLLQESSHAFDD, from the coding sequence ATGAAGTATATAATTATTACAAATAATCGAAAAGTGGCAAATCTTTATCAAGAAACCAATCAGGTAAAATTTTATGAGTTTAAAGATTTTCTTCATATATTAGATAAGGTTCAGGAACAAGTTTACGAAGGACGCAAATTACTTTCAGATCCTATTATTTCTCATTTAGAAGATGCAAAAAATCCTTTTAAATCCGTCATCGTTTCGAAAGAATGCTTCGAAGATAATCAAGAGTTTAAAAGGATTATTGACTTAGCTGTGAAGATTGCTACCCAATTGGAAAGACCTCATGATAATTATTCAGAGGAAGAATTGGAAGCATTTCGTTTTATTGATTTAAAATTATTGCAAGAATCTAGTCATGCTTTTGATGATTAA
- a CDS encoding AMP-binding protein — protein MFFLKDYQKVGIYYEGQEITYRDIIIKAKQLGEHHKIEEHSKSILFSENRPEFLYAFLGIWNRNATCVCIDASFDEEEFLYYVNDSEAERIFTSKTNEQVARKTVEKSGRDVEIIVLEEEVWEEKEYRPEELVLMAPEKETVALMLYTSGTTGNPKGVMLTFDNILYNIESLDEYNMFLESDVTLALLPMHHIFPLLGSGVIPLSHGASIIFLKELSSQAMMEALQKYQVTMMIGVPKLWEMLHKKIMEEIKANKIAHLLFKVCESLQSKSLSKIIFGKLHQKLGGKLRYFVSGGSKLDEQVAKDFFTLGITICEGYGMTETAPMISFNPLSEAKPGTAGKILRNLDLLIAEDGEILVKGRNVMKGYYKREEATKETIDEKGYLHTGDLGEIRNGYLYITGRKKEMIVLSNGKNINPIDIEFWIQGKTNLIQEIVVLEWKGLLTAAIYPNFQAIRDEKIVNIEETLKWDVIDKYNKQAPDYRKVLDTIIVPEEFPKTKIGKIRRFMIPAVLENIGKKEIISEEPSSEEYAIIKEYLSLAKARTVVPQAHLELDLGMDSLDMIEFISFLGSRFGMVVQNETILENSTVESISAYVEKHRGEDKIEDVNWKEILSKETKVDLPYYGIFARIGKILNYLLFWSYFRIDIKGREYLDEKPTIYVGNHQSFLDICLITRAFPFAIMKNCYFMAKVVHFKSFLMKFFASQANVVTLDINDNITEVLQTMAKVLREGKSILIFPEGVRTRDGKLNSFKKSFAILAKELNVEVQPFVIQGAYELFPTSARMPKMGKVQLEILPKFSPKAMSYEEITEEARKRISEKLNHQKHD, from the coding sequence ATGTTCTTTTTAAAGGATTATCAAAAAGTCGGAATTTATTATGAAGGGCAAGAAATTACATATAGAGATATTATTATAAAGGCAAAACAATTGGGAGAACATCACAAGATTGAAGAACATAGTAAGTCGATTTTATTCTCAGAAAACAGACCGGAATTTTTGTATGCTTTTCTAGGGATTTGGAATCGAAATGCAACCTGTGTTTGCATTGATGCTTCCTTTGATGAAGAGGAATTCTTGTACTATGTCAATGACTCAGAAGCAGAACGAATTTTTACTTCTAAGACAAATGAACAAGTGGCACGAAAAACAGTAGAAAAGAGTGGTCGAGATGTTGAGATTATTGTCTTGGAAGAGGAAGTATGGGAAGAGAAAGAATATCGTCCTGAAGAATTAGTCTTAATGGCACCAGAAAAAGAAACGGTAGCTTTGATGTTATATACTTCGGGAACTACCGGAAATCCAAAAGGAGTTATGCTAACTTTTGACAATATTTTATATAATATAGAGTCTTTGGATGAATATAATATGTTCTTGGAAAGCGATGTTACATTAGCACTTCTGCCAATGCACCATATTTTTCCTCTATTAGGTTCCGGAGTTATTCCCCTTTCTCATGGAGCAAGCATCATTTTCTTGAAAGAACTATCTTCTCAAGCTATGATGGAAGCCTTACAGAAATATCAAGTTACCATGATGATAGGAGTTCCAAAACTTTGGGAAATGTTGCATAAAAAGATTATGGAAGAAATCAAAGCCAATAAAATAGCTCATCTCCTATTTAAAGTTTGTGAAAGCTTACAATCAAAATCTCTATCTAAGATTATTTTTGGGAAATTACATCAAAAATTAGGTGGAAAATTACGATATTTTGTTTCCGGAGGATCTAAATTAGACGAACAAGTAGCAAAAGATTTTTTTACTTTAGGAATCACCATTTGTGAAGGATACGGAATGACAGAAACCGCCCCTATGATTTCTTTTAATCCTCTTTCCGAAGCCAAGCCCGGAACTGCTGGAAAAATTTTAAGAAACTTAGATCTTCTAATTGCAGAGGATGGAGAAATTTTGGTCAAAGGTCGAAACGTCATGAAAGGTTATTATAAGAGAGAAGAAGCCACAAAAGAAACCATTGATGAAAAGGGATATCTACATACAGGAGACTTAGGAGAAATACGGAATGGATATTTATACATTACAGGAAGAAAAAAAGAAATGATTGTTCTTTCCAATGGAAAAAATATCAATCCGATAGATATTGAATTCTGGATTCAAGGAAAAACAAATTTAATACAAGAAATTGTAGTATTGGAATGGAAAGGATTACTAACTGCCGCTATTTATCCAAATTTTCAAGCCATTCGTGATGAAAAAATTGTAAATATTGAAGAAACTTTAAAATGGGATGTTATTGACAAATACAACAAACAAGCTCCTGACTATCGAAAAGTATTGGATACTATCATTGTTCCGGAAGAATTTCCAAAAACAAAAATTGGAAAAATTCGACGTTTTATGATTCCTGCTGTTCTTGAAAATATTGGAAAAAAAGAAATTATAAGCGAAGAACCGTCAAGTGAAGAATATGCCATTATCAAAGAATATCTAAGCCTTGCGAAAGCAAGAACTGTAGTTCCTCAAGCTCATTTAGAATTGGATTTAGGAATGGATTCTCTTGATATGATAGAATTTATTAGCTTCCTAGGAAGTCGTTTCGGTATGGTCGTACAAAATGAAACCATTTTAGAAAACTCTACAGTGGAAAGTATCTCTGCCTATGTGGAAAAACATCGAGGAGAAGATAAGATAGAAGATGTGAATTGGAAAGAAATCTTATCCAAAGAAACAAAGGTTGATTTACCTTACTACGGAATTTTTGCCAGAATAGGAAAAATTTTAAATTATTTATTATTCTGGAGCTATTTTAGAATTGATATTAAAGGAAGAGAATATTTAGATGAGAAGCCAACGATATATGTTGGGAATCATCAAAGCTTTTTAGATATTTGTCTGATTACCAGAGCCTTTCCTTTCGCCATTATGAAAAATTGCTATTTTATGGCAAAAGTAGTCCATTTTAAAAGCTTTTTGATGAAATTTTTTGCTTCACAGGCAAATGTCGTAACCTTGGACATCAATGACAATATTACAGAAGTTTTACAAACTATGGCTAAAGTATTAAGAGAAGGAAAGAGTATTTTAATTTTTCCGGAAGGCGTTAGAACAAGAGATGGAAAATTAAATTCTTTTAAGAAAAGCTTCGCCATCTTGGCAAAAGAATTGAATGTGGAAGTACAGCCTTTTGTCATTCAAGGAGCTTATGAACTTTTCCCAACCTCGGCACGTATGCCAAAGATGGGAAAGGTTCAGTTGGAAATTCTTCCGAAATTTTCACCAAAAGCTATGTCCTATGAAGAAATTACTGAAGAAGCTAGAAAGCGAATTTCTGAAAAACTTAATCATCAAAAGCATGACTAG
- a CDS encoding AEC family transporter: MQTVLFPVFFMLFLGYLARKKEWITTQQNEGGKKIVFNILFPILVFHVLAQSELKKEFLIQILFLFFAWSFVFLVGKAMTSFTGKRFSNISPYLLLTCEGGNVALPLYISLVGAAHAVNIVTFDVAGILINFGLVPILVTKQSSSELNWKSLLKKIFTSSFILAVLIGILFNVTGIYSYLMNSTFQDIYLSTIDIVLKPITGIILFTLGYELKLNRAMLQPLWRLSLLRLLTCSGIIGTFFLFFPNLMKEEVFSIAVFLYFMCPTGFPVPLQIQALVKKEEEEHFMSAFISVFLMIALAVYTIITLVWK, encoded by the coding sequence ATGCAGACCGTATTATTCCCTGTCTTTTTTATGTTATTTTTAGGCTATTTGGCTAGAAAAAAAGAGTGGATAACAACGCAGCAAAATGAAGGTGGAAAAAAGATAGTCTTTAATATCCTCTTTCCCATTTTAGTCTTTCACGTCTTAGCACAGTCTGAATTGAAAAAAGAGTTTTTAATCCAAATTCTTTTCCTATTCTTTGCTTGGTCTTTTGTTTTTCTAGTAGGAAAAGCAATGACTTCTTTTACAGGAAAGCGATTTTCTAACATCTCACCTTATCTTTTACTAACCTGTGAAGGAGGAAATGTGGCTCTCCCTTTATACATTTCTTTAGTAGGAGCAGCTCATGCTGTAAATATTGTAACTTTTGATGTAGCTGGGATTTTAATTAACTTTGGCTTAGTTCCCATCTTAGTTACGAAGCAGAGTTCTAGTGAATTAAATTGGAAATCCTTATTAAAAAAGATTTTTACGAGTTCTTTTATTCTTGCAGTATTGATAGGAATTTTATTCAATGTGACTGGGATTTATAGTTACTTGATGAATTCCACATTCCAAGATATCTATTTAAGCACTATTGATATCGTATTAAAACCTATTACAGGTATTATCCTATTTACTCTAGGCTATGAATTAAAATTAAATCGTGCCATGTTACAACCTTTGTGGAGATTATCACTCCTTCGTTTGCTTACTTGCTCGGGAATCATTGGAACTTTCTTCTTATTTTTTCCAAATTTAATGAAGGAAGAAGTCTTCTCCATAGCGGTTTTCCTTTATTTTATGTGTCCGACAGGTTTTCCTGTTCCTTTGCAAATACAAGCCTTGGTAAAGAAGGAAGAAGAAGAGCATTTTATGTCTGCCTTTATCTCTGTTTTTTTAATGATTGCTTTAGCTGTATATACTATTATTACACTCGTTTGGAAATAA
- a CDS encoding FMN-dependent dehydrogenase — translation MNQEIKSPWPGPKGLIPVTSGRAEDANVYNRRYLDTIHIEMRVLDSIEPSLSTEIFGETFDSPIMMPAFSHLNKVGVDKKKPMLHYAFAAKELNMLNWVGMEPNDEFEEILEAGARTVRIIKPFMDHSIILEQIAFAEKHNAIAVGIDIDHVPGSNGKYDVVDGIPLGPVTTEDLKSYVNSTSLPFVAKGVLSVQDALKAKEARVKAIVISHHHGRIPFGIAPLQVLPRIKEALKGSGIFIFVDGSMESGYDVYKALALGADAVSVGRAILAPLLKEGKEGVIKKVKKMREELSELMMYTGIEDTKSFDPSVLYY, via the coding sequence ATGAATCAAGAAATCAAAAGTCCCTGGCCGGGACCGAAAGGACTGATTCCTGTCACCAGTGGAAGAGCAGAAGATGCAAATGTGTATAACCGAAGGTATCTAGATACCATTCATATTGAGATGAGAGTTTTAGATTCTATTGAGCCATCTTTGAGCACTGAAATTTTTGGAGAAACTTTTGATTCTCCTATTATGATGCCTGCTTTTTCTCATTTGAATAAAGTAGGAGTCGATAAAAAGAAACCTATGCTTCATTATGCTTTCGCAGCAAAAGAATTGAATATGCTAAATTGGGTAGGAATGGAACCAAATGATGAATTTGAAGAAATTTTAGAGGCAGGAGCAAGAACGGTACGAATTATTAAGCCTTTTATGGATCATAGCATTATTCTAGAGCAAATTGCTTTTGCAGAAAAACATAATGCTATTGCCGTAGGGATTGATATTGACCATGTTCCAGGAAGCAATGGGAAATATGATGTAGTCGATGGAATTCCTTTGGGTCCAGTCACAACGGAAGATTTAAAAAGCTATGTCAATTCTACTTCCTTACCTTTTGTTGCGAAAGGAGTGCTATCTGTCCAAGATGCTTTAAAGGCAAAAGAAGCGAGAGTAAAAGCTATTGTTATTTCCCATCATCACGGAAGGATTCCTTTCGGGATTGCTCCTCTTCAAGTTTTACCAAGAATTAAAGAGGCATTAAAGGGAAGTGGTATTTTCATTTTTGTAGACGGCTCTATGGAATCTGGCTATGATGTTTATAAAGCATTGGCTTTAGGAGCAGATGCGGTTTCTGTAGGTCGAGCTATTCTCGCTCCTTTATTGAAAGAAGGAAAAGAGGGAGTCATAAAAAAAGTAAAAAAAATGAGGGAAGAACTTTCAGAATTAATGATGTACACAGGAATAGAAGATACGAAGTCTTTTGACCCAAGTGTTCTTTATTACTAA
- a CDS encoding SatD family protein encodes MKEYAALMIDLKKSKSYSTESRNKLQQKILETIQKLNTLFSTTITKEVEFSAEDEIQGLFSSPMAAYLYLRFFQLLTFPLELHAGIGLGSWDIVIENSSSTAQDGPVYHHARKAIEESKKNLEYFSLFYSERNEDRVINSLINAYEVLLKKQSKYQAELHLMTEFLYPISIENVLSENAMIEFLKDSEQSNWKSEIIDGREVEELFYIKLGKRRGLATQLSELLESSRQSIEKSLKVGNIYEMRNLVFAILEILKNMKGEKE; translated from the coding sequence ATGAAAGAGTATGCAGCACTTATGATAGATTTAAAAAAATCAAAATCCTATTCGACAGAAAGTCGCAATAAACTACAACAAAAAATATTAGAAACAATTCAAAAATTAAATACTCTATTTTCGACTACTATCACAAAAGAAGTAGAATTTAGTGCAGAAGATGAAATACAAGGACTATTTTCCTCTCCTATGGCAGCTTATTTGTATTTGCGATTTTTTCAGCTTTTAACATTTCCTTTAGAATTACATGCGGGGATTGGTCTTGGTAGTTGGGATATTGTTATCGAAAATTCAAGTTCTACTGCTCAGGACGGTCCTGTATATCACCATGCTCGAAAGGCAATTGAAGAAAGTAAAAAAAATTTAGAGTATTTTAGCTTATTTTATTCGGAAAGAAACGAAGATAGAGTCATAAATTCGTTGATCAACGCTTATGAAGTATTATTAAAAAAACAAAGTAAATATCAAGCAGAATTACATTTAATGACAGAATTTCTCTATCCAATTTCGATTGAAAATGTCTTATCTGAAAATGCTATGATAGAATTTTTAAAAGATTCAGAGCAATCTAATTGGAAGTCTGAAATTATCGATGGAAGGGAAGTGGAAGAACTTTTTTACATCAAACTTGGGAAAAGAAGAGGCCTTGCCACCCAATTATCTGAATTGTTGGAAAGCAGTCGACAGAGTATTGAAAAGAGTTTAAAGGTTGGAAATATCTATGAAATGAGGAATCTTGTCTTTGCTATTTTAGAAATTTTAAAAAATATGAAAGGAGAAAAAGAGTGA
- a CDS encoding nitroreductase family protein, giving the protein MDLLEIMKRRRSVRQYTEEAIPKESIEKILQAGLLSASGKNARPWEFIVVQEKENLKYLSECRVGSAKMLEKANCAIIVLADSEKTPIWIEDASIAMTNMHLMADYLGVGSCWIQGRGRMASDDITSTEDYLRNKFLFPQQYKLEAILSLGIPANHPIPRRLEDLELEKIHYETF; this is encoded by the coding sequence ATGGATTTATTAGAAATTATGAAAAGAAGAAGAAGTGTAAGACAATACACAGAGGAAGCAATTCCAAAGGAAAGCATTGAAAAAATCTTACAGGCAGGTCTTCTATCTGCTTCTGGGAAAAATGCAAGGCCTTGGGAATTTATTGTAGTTCAAGAAAAAGAAAATTTAAAATATTTGTCAGAATGTCGAGTAGGTTCTGCAAAAATGCTGGAAAAAGCAAATTGTGCTATCATTGTATTAGCAGATTCTGAAAAAACACCTATTTGGATAGAAGATGCCTCTATCGCTATGACAAATATGCACTTAATGGCAGACTATTTAGGAGTAGGAAGTTGTTGGATTCAAGGTCGTGGAAGAATGGCAAGTGATGATATTACTTCTACTGAAGATTATCTAAGAAATAAATTTTTGTTTCCTCAACAATATAAATTAGAAGCAATTCTCTCTTTAGGGATACCTGCGAATCATCCAATTCCTCGTAGATTAGAAGATTTAGAATTAGAAAAAATTCACTATGAAACATTTTAA
- a CDS encoding MmcQ/YjbR family DNA-binding protein codes for MNVKHSSEKIKTIIDNVHIFPAYHMNKKHWITISLNSDIS; via the coding sequence TTGAATGTAAAACATTCCTCCGAAAAAATTAAAACCATAATAGACAATGTTCATATTTTTCCAGCTTATCATATGAATAAAAAACATTGGATTACAATTTCTCTAAATTCTGATATTTCTTAG
- the crcB gene encoding fluoride efflux transporter CrcB has protein sequence MSEVFLVGLGGAIGSILRYGVGQIFQRTESGFPLGTLCINVLGSLCIAMISSLAIKYGYENSRLTLLLKTGICGGFTTFSTFSLESMNLLKEGNTIFFFSYICCTVLFSFLAIYIVERVI, from the coding sequence ATGTCGGAAGTATTCTTAGTAGGTTTAGGAGGAGCGATTGGATCCATTTTACGCTATGGGGTAGGGCAAATATTTCAAAGAACAGAAAGTGGGTTTCCACTTGGAACTTTATGTATCAATGTATTGGGAAGTTTATGTATTGCCATGATTAGCTCTCTTGCTATTAAATATGGATATGAAAATTCTAGGCTTACACTTTTATTAAAAACAGGCATTTGTGGAGGATTTACAACTTTTTCTACCTTTTCTTTAGAAAGTATGAATTTACTAAAAGAAGGAAATACAATTTTCTTTTTTTCTTACATCTGTTGTACTGTTTTATTTTCTTTTTTAGCTATCTATATTGTGGAAAGAGTTATCTAA
- a CDS encoding GNAT family N-acetyltransferase, with protein MVLETERLYLRNWTEEDAEALFYCAKDNRVGPMAGWLPHQSVEESLHIIQTLLLLPYTFAMILYYTTFLYILFSYF; from the coding sequence ATGGTATTAGAAACAGAAAGATTGTATTTGAGAAATTGGACAGAAGAAGATGCGGAAGCACTATTTTATTGTGCTAAAGATAACAGAGTTGGACCTATGGCAGGTTGGTTACCTCATCAAAGTGTTGAAGAGAGTTTACATATTATTCAAACTTTATTACTTCTTCCCTACACTTTTGCGATGATACTTTATTATACAACCTTTTTATATATACTTTTCTCCTATTTCTGA